The region tgcatgtatgggcccacatatgtcctgctcattacttcaagctccctgcagtctctgtctgtcctgattggtccatgctgaacacaccccttcgccattgctgtcatgtgaccacacagacctctgacagcagccctgcttttctattctagcctgttgttctacgctactgtattatggggatctgcagttccatcctgtatctacaatctgctgctgtttttccaggtttatgcagttactatacattatactccacatgctgattgctatactgtacagtaacttataatataacatattcagctgtttctaaatgtttgtttcatttgttttacatgttattcagaatataaaatcattatttttggggtgtggaaccaattgtctgcatttcagtgatttcttatgggaaaatttgctttgatttaagagtggatttggattaaaagcacagtcccggaacaaattatgctcgtaatccaaggcacacacacacacacacacatattatatatcatattacacacacaaacttttattttcaattttccaGAGTTATATAGTGTTGTATAGTGTTATAGATCATTGTAAATACACTCTAAAAAAAGtaaagccttccaatacttatcaggtgctgtatgcccTGGAGCAAGTTGCATGGTTCTTTGAAGTCCAACATGGTGCGCTTCTTCCTGCCAACTCAGTCTGTGTTAGGAACTTAGGAActactgtctagagcaggaagaGTTTGattcagctctggacagttccagaaaCAGAGAGACCGGTCAATagtttaaaaaaactaaacacaacaGAACACaatttcctccaggacatacagcaaccgaCACATACTGGGAGGCTTGATaaaatttttatattatattattatatatatatatatatatatatatatatatattataataaattttACAGCACAATCCATGGTATTGATTTTTCTAAGTGCATCTGTTTTAAATTGGGGATCAGAATATGCTGCAGAGCCCccaataaaggaaagacttctcttttctgttggatccccttctggttttggcacaaaaactgcagtggcaatttttgaaaaaaactgccatgtgtgaaaccagcccaaTGGTAAGTCACAGTAACTCATGTTTTGCCAATGCAGAATACTACCTGCCTAAGCAAATACACTCTAGATGCCAAAGGATATTCTTAACTTTTTGCCATTATAACGATTGTAATTTTACTTTTTATGTCTATATAGCTTTATGAGGCCTTGTTGCTAGCAAGAAAAGCTGTATTGTTTTAAGGTATAAATAAAATTACCATACACCCAATTTACTATATCAAGGTTATCATGGCAGCTGCATGTTTGTCCTTGCAAGCTTCTGCAGGGACAAGCCTAGTTCCATTGCATTCTATATAATCTGCCTCAACTGGCAGCCTATAATGACAAAGTTAACTCAATAtcacattttaactttttaactgAAAAATCCCTCATGTTTGACATTATTATTACAGAGGTTTTATGAAGTATAACTATAATGACAATTTAAGTGATAAGTATCGGATTTTTCAGATCATACTAATGGGACTCTTCCGATCTCAAGAATGGGGGATCCGGATTTCAGAGTGTGCACAATATCGCTCCTGTAAAAGTCTATGTTCtaaaccagggatagggaacctgggGCCATCAGCcgttacaaaactacagttcccatcacatctggaataccaAAGACGAAGCTgtgcaggtatgatgggaattgtgcaTTTACAACAGTTAGAGGgatgcaggttccccatccctggtctaagctATTTGGTAAGATTTActttgttgcccatagaaaccagtACAATATGAGGAATAAATGCTGAGCTCCAATTGATTGCTAGAGGCAATAAAGAATCTTACTATAAACGAGTATGATAAACCTTCCCCTGACATCTGTAAGTTGTCATTAAGGGATACCTCAAGTCATCTCAACAACATCACAAATccatatggtgataatatatactttttttttttttttttttaacaacacacAGATAAGGTTAGTAAAATATAGGAGAACCTTCCCAACGTTACCTGTGGAAAAATTTTTTCCCACTTTGCAATAATTGTATCCAATCCATCTGGATTCATATGGGTGccgcttatggtgcgtttacacagacagatttatctgacagatctttgaagcaaaaaccaggaacagactataaacagggaccaggtcataaagtaaaagaCTGTGATccatccttttttcaaatccattcctggctttggcttccaaaatctgtcagataaatctttctgcgtAAACGCACCCATAGATACCTTAACCTGTGTAAGTAAAGCTTAACTtaaaagcgtacctgtcactgaaaataacttttgacatgtcatagatctCCCAGTGCGTtcacactgctgagacctgctctgatcagaagatatagctagGAAGAAATCCTAGCCGGCCACTCAGTCTGTCAATATTCTCAGTGTAAGTCTGAGAAATTGATCGAAggaggaagcagctggggtgaggaTCGCAATCTCTCCCCGAATATATATTAGAAATAGAGAGGGTCTCAGCAGTAAGATCCCTTGTGATCAATACCTTTTGACATGAGGGGCGGAGCTAGCCGCAGCTATGAGCAGACCATGTTTGAGGGGAGCTCTGACAATGGACATTATCCTGCTGATATCCTGATACCCCTATCCTAGAAGCACCAGCTGTGTTCCTGACCATCCTGGAAACaagaaaacctttgacatgtctgatgatatgtcaaaagtattCTTTAGTGACATGCCCATTTAAAATAGACATGTTATGTTATGCACTCTCCATGGCAAGCCAATTGCAGTCTTCTTTTAGCTGTTTTACACAAAGGTTCTGGAATGCTGAATGCTTTAAAACATCTTGTATTTGGATCAATAGTCATCCACTGTTTTCAATACATATATGAGTCTTCCATGGCTAGGAACCAAACTTGGCACGGCTTTCAActttacacagaaaaaaaagtgataaGATGAGCCCTGCAATTAACCCAATAAACAGAAACAACCCTTTTAAACTGCAAATGACTCTCTATGGGAGGTGAGAGAACCTTGTGCTCACACATGGGAAACCAACCTCACACATTCACCACTCCAAACCATCACCCACAAAGAAGAGAGCCAACACTTGCCAGATTTAATTTCAAACGTTAATATATTTTCTATTTGATAGTGAACATATGCATCAGTTACCCCCATCTGCAGAAACTGACATCATAAAAAAGGGGAAACGTTTGTAAGATGCCTCTTAAAATAAATATTTCtcttttataaaataataaaacttcaAATAAATATACTTTACACTAAACAATAtgttgaaaaattagaaaataaagGCTGACTCTTACTGTAACTGTACAATATACAGAAAGTCCAAAGAGTAGAAATATTAATTTTTCAATACGTTGAAGCACAATCTAACCGTGTGGATAGATTCACATTCCTTTGAATGTATATTAGTACATTTCGTGATTGTGCCAGTACAGTGGCACCAAATTCACAGTTGTAAATATTATTctttatgtacaaaaatataacacattattctctggcaaaaaaaaaaaaaacaatgaaagtCATTTGCTAATTTACAAATGTTGCAAGTATTATTCACAAAACAATGCACATTTATGTAGGAGTGTCTGTGTTGCTTTAGCTTATATCTTATGTGGCACAGAGCACTGGGTCCTAGTTGGAGCTTGATTAAAGATTCTCTAACAAGCCTATTGGTTAAGATGgcacttggaaaaaaaaaaaaaatcactgcaaacAGGAAAAAACTTCCGCCTGCTTTCTACCAACTGTACCATATATCATGATTGCATATGTGTGCTAAAAGTAAGTCCAATTACTTTATCGCTTTTTGAAGTCAACCAATGCTATGTTGGTTTCCCCAAACTTCTGGGCTGTAACTGTGGCACTTTACAACATACTGTATTTGACCTTTTACATCGACATCCTGGTCTCTTTGCCCGGTCATAGCAGCCTTGGCACAATTTAAGGCAACCCTTGGCTGGAAGGTAACACCATAAACAAGGCAAAAACATTGACATAACACCAATGGCAGACCAGCGAGTGCAGCAATGCGCCTGGCTACAAGAACAGGGGTTGTCGGCACAATTGTCCTCATCGTCATTTGAGCAGTGATAGAAAAGGCACTTCACGCAGCAAACACAAGTTCCATAGTCAATCACTTCCTGTGCTGAGCAAAGGCACTGTTTGTCACATATCCAGCAGGAGGGAAGAGTTCTTGGATAAGTGCATTCTTGGCACTTACATTTCCCGCAGCTCTCACACCTGTATGCATGTAAGCCCAAGTCTTCTTTACTGGGAGGCTTTAACTCCTCTGGTTTCAGCTCACCTTTGGGTTGTACACGAATTATCCTGTCAGAACCTAGCCCCGAAGATGAATAAGGAGGAGCTAAAAGTCTTTGCTCTGATGAGCTGCTACTTGTGCTTGTCCGTGTACTACTTCTTGATCCCGTACTCGCTGTGCTAACTGACTGAGACAACACTACCCGTGATGAGGGATGCATCGGTGGAAGAGGGCTCCGGCTAAATTGCCTCTGCTCTGTTACCACATGTATTCTTTCATTTTTGTGCTGGGGAGTTTGACGGGGAGCAGGTTTAACCCAAGGCCGAGGAGCCACAGTGGGCCCTTCAGTATACTCATTAGTGTTCCGTATGGCTCTTATTTGTTCCAATGACAAAACATGAACTTGTTGCGTCAAAAGGTCCCTTGGGTCAATATCACTGTGTGTTCTCCCACTGTCACGCCGAGTCGGGAGTAAAGGCTGAGATCCATTGCCATTTTGTACTCTGGCCTCCATCAGTACTCTGAAGAGTTTTCGCTCCAGTAGGCCGAGAACACATCTGAAATCCTGtggggagaaaaaagaaaaagaaggattATTTCCTTACTCTGCATGTACTATATAACACAAgaactataatatataatataatatatatatatctcaaaacaaaacaaaaaaatgcccCTGATCTAACAGACAAATTTTGACACATGACAGCTTGCGCCAAAACCGCCAATTGTAGTGGTGCATTAGAATCAGACAGTATGTATAGAGGTACTATGAAAACAAATCTCAATCCCAGGTTAAACAGCATGTCCTGACATTTATGAACACAATCCCACCCAGTTCGGGCTGGACAGCAAGTTGTAAGGTAATCTTCTCATCTCTAATTTCCTCTGCTGTATTTCTAAGAAAAACAAGCTGTACATTCTATTTCTAGTATTTCCTTTAAAATGCCACAGGCAGCAACAAGACAGAGAAATGTATTAT is a window of Dendropsophus ebraccatus isolate aDenEbr1 chromosome 5, aDenEbr1.pat, whole genome shotgun sequence DNA encoding:
- the SPRY2 gene encoding protein sprouty homolog 2 → MEARVQNGNGSQPLLPTRRDSGRTHSDIDPRDLLTQQVHVLSLEQIRAIRNTNEYTEGPTVAPRPWVKPAPRQTPQHKNERIHVVTEQRQFSRSPLPPMHPSSRVVLSQSVSTASTGSRSSTRTSTSSSSSEQRLLAPPYSSSGLGSDRIIRVQPKGELKPEELKPPSKEDLGLHAYRCESCGKCKCQECTYPRTLPSCWICDKQCLCSAQEVIDYGTCVCCVKCLFYHCSNDDEDNCADNPCSCSQAHCCTRWSAIGVMSMFLPCLWCYLPAKGCLKLCQGCYDRAKRPGCRCKRSNTVCCKVPQLQPRSLGKPT